Genomic segment of Populus trichocarpa isolate Nisqually-1 chromosome 12, P.trichocarpa_v4.1, whole genome shotgun sequence:
attaaaggtattaatattaaaaatattattatttgtgttataaatattactattatttgcggtacaaatatttttatttttattataattgaaagtaataatatttattttcattgtagttcaaataatttttaatgtgaTGCAAATAATTTCTCTAATCATTTCATTTggaattttcaaatattttaaatcaatgtaATTTATTCCACTCGATGCATGtagatttcttttcaaataaattcttaCTCTCTTGTATATATTATCAGTAACACCTCAAACTTTTAAGGTAAAATTCATACAAtcattaagttaaaaataagaaaaaatcccacaaagttttttttccccttcaattaaaaaataattatgaattaaccATCATAATTACATTCATACATTAACataatatacattttaaattcaatttactatataaagttttaacaaataGTACTAGATaacttacaaattaaaagtattattaaatacaacgcgtaaatttttttatttattttcctattaaCTTATGTAATTATAAAGAGAAAACACCTATGCAACAACTAAAAATTACGCTGCTGAGATGAACctgtatattaatttatataaacataaataaataaattatgatgatataatacatttttcattacattaacaatttgtttttaatttatctatcattaatttctcatttatcAACGCATCaatcttgtaaaaaaataactgatttTATTGGTTGTCCATTCCAGAACACCAGTTCCAAATTTAATCCTTTCTCCAcattcattgtattttattttactaaattaagGTGAGATTATTTATCCAAAGGTTTACCTTATCCCTCACTCATTCCTTATTTGTTCCAAAAAGCAGCTGCTGCAAGGCAGTGGCTTTCGACCCCCATGGACTACATCAGCACAGGGCTTTTAGGGCCTTCCTCGTCATGGACAACTCATCATTCATCGGGGTTTCCAGGGCAAATCCAGTTAGGGAACTCAATCCCACAACCAATGACAATGTCGGTCCCGCCATTCAATGTATCAGGAGAGAATCACGAAGAGGAATTGCAACATTTTCCTTTCATTTGCGATCATTTGATCCCAGTGGCGGCCACAACACAAACAGTTGGGGATTATAATCTGAATTTTACAATATCTTCAAGCCTTGCTGCTGGTTTCAATAGGGGGACCCTTCAGTCCAATCCCCACGTTACTCTTGGGTCTGGTTGCCCAGCCGACCCAGTAACCTCGGGTCTGGCTGGGTAGCCGGACCCAAAAGGCTTGGGTCTGGCATTGGGTATGGCTGATCATGCCCTAATGGTCCTTCTTTTAAGGTCAGCCACTTGTTGGATTTTATCTGCAAAATCTCGGTGACCATCCGCTGCTTCACGAAGTAAATTAATCAACTGGTCTTTTCCAAACGGTTTAAGAAGTTTCTCAGTCGGTTCCTCATCTTCGTCATCGTCGTCGTTTAGATTCTCAACAGCTGAGATCTGAGCATTTTGATTGGTTTCTTCATCTGGATCATCTTCAttatcttcttcctcctcttccacTTCTTCatattcttcttcctcttcctcttcctcttcttgttGTTGAGGTTCTTCCTTTTGTGgctctttttgttgttgttgtttcttcgGCAGTTCTTTCTGCTGTTTGGGTGGATATGGAGttgagcttttgttttttagccATGGATTTTGAAGAGTAGAGCAGACCCAGGTAACCAGACCCAAAAGACCCAAtctcaatatattatttttcaataatctttcaaaaataatacaaaaagcAATTGCAtaattttcctttcatttccGATCATTTGATCCCAGTGGCGTCCACAACACAAACAACATTCTatgaacaaatatatttttgaaagtgTAACAGCATTCTATGAATGCATGACATCTTTATTACATTTTATAAAGGTGTtgtaaatttcataaaaaaatatgtggtgATGAGTGAGTTTTATAAAGAATGGAGGTCAATAGTATAGGAGTATACGAAGTTTGGAGAACAAGCGGAAGCGTGGCTTTTCATGTTACACAATGTTCTGGGACAGTCTGATGCCTTTaagctttctattttcttttcaaggcCCCCCCCCCCACCACCCCCCCTCTtcgaatgatgaaaaaaaaaaatacccgaAGGTAAATGCCCTTTCTagcaacattattttaattcgagaaacatgaattaaaaatttcCAATCAACACATATGACAAGGTTTGATgctattaattatatgtttgatattgtgctttaaaaatatttacactTTAGGTGGATGCTTAATCTGACATATTAAAGTGAAAAACCAAGATTTACACTTTAGGTAAACAGCCGCCTTGATTAAACCAGCTTTGTCGGAAGGACTACCGGAGAGGCTGCTACGAATCTCTTCAAGAAGCATCCTGTTATGGCTGCTACCAAGGTTTCAGGTCACCAACTGGACCTGCAGTCCAGTTCAAGATCTTCTCACCTGGCCTAAGGTAAACACTTCTATCATGAGGCAATTTTCGTGCAAGTCCATTCAATACTTGATGGAAAGCATCTCCTGGTTGGGCAGGTTGTGGGAATAGCATAGCCTGCTTCATTGAAGGGTTAGCGAGCAGTCTCTGCTTCCTCAATATTACTTCAGGTGGAATGGAAGTGAGTATGGTGTCCAAATTTGGAACATCTTCCTCATCTACATATACCCCAATTTCTTCCCATGGGATTGCATCAGCAAAGGGTAAAACAATGTCATCTGCTATAATAACAGGGATACAGCCAAATATCACTGCTTCAACCAATCTTGGACTCCATGGGGCCCAGCCAAGGGGACACAAACAGAAAACAGCTCGCTGCATATCTTCGTAATATGTTGCTGGGTGCTCTGTGGAAATGTCAAAAAGCGGATTGTCCTTGAAGTTCTCCCAGACCGCTGCCCTAGCACCTCTGTAAACTCAGAAACAAATTGATCAGCGATCTCCATTTAAGCCTCTATCACATAAAAGATCATTGCTAAAACATGACATGTATTCTTTCTCTTCCACTCAGCTTAGAATTGAAATGAAGAAGTCCATGTATTTGACTTCTTTCAGTCTAATTGAAATACATGAAAAGATCATGATTCTAGTTTCACAACCCATACATACCCTACCAGGTTTCATTTCTGTTGGCATTGTTCAAAAATAGACGTAAGCCTTCACATTCTATGGAAAAGAGTAGAAATAATCGAACATCTAATTGCTTAGAATTACCTTGCATAATAGCCACCTTCTGGGTCATTTCCTACATCATAAAACAATCCTCTGAAGTACACAAAAATTGACCTAGGAGTTTTCTCAGGAATCAGGTGGGTTTGCATTTTCTGTGGAGGAGCATATGGAGGAACAGTAATGGAACCATCTTTTAAGCAAACATGATTTCTTTGTCCAAAAGTTTGCACCAAGGTGGCACGTTGGAGCAAGGGAAGAATTCCTCTTTCAATAGCCTTCTCTTCCTGCAAAAATCATGAAGAACAGGGGAACATAAAATAAGAGTTGAtggcaataaaaagaattgccAGAGTACAACACTTTATTACTAATATACATATGCAATTAGATATAACACTTTATTACTAATATACATATGCAATTAGATATAACAGAAAGATTGAAACCCCATTAGCTCTTCAGAAAACCACAATTCAGGTCAATTGATTCAAAAATCCAAATGCATTCAAAAAGATTGTCAAAAGAATCTGAGGGAAACAAGGGAAggtaatgaaaaaagaaaaaggtttacTCACTTGATAATGGAAGCATGCTCCAAAGTCGTGTGGCACTACAAAAAAGTGGTCAGCACCTTCCGTCCGATTCCAATAGGGCCAGTTTGAAGAAATAAGCTGTATAGCACTTCTCATCATTCGTGGTGATTTGAAAGGCAAAGGAAGGCCATTTGTTGTCAAATCACAGGTTGTATATACAGGAGTATAAAACCAATCAGCTTCATCGGGATTGAGGGTTCTAACAGGGCTAGATAATAGAAACCGATGCATAAAGATCTCAGCTGCGAACATGTGGGTGAGGCATCTTGGGTCCTTTTGCAGaatctttttattgtattttcttggAAGTTCATAGACAAAAACTTTCAGCCTTCCAACAGGATCATCTTCCAAAACATCACCAGCACTTCCTACATGTTGTATAGATCAATCATACTTAAAGATTTCTCATATATTGAACTCCAAAACAACttctatagtttaaaaaatctacCCATTACCAAATCTTGATGCAATAAATCTCCtgtatgtaaaagaaaaaacttgactTTCATTTTAGATAGCAAGAATAAACCTTCACTTTACCCTTTCCTCGCCTCCACATTTACAAAATTACATCTCATATTgccaattgtttttattgtcaCATTGTTTTCCACAAGTCTCTATTCAAGATGCCATGTGGgtctaacataaaatatttggaCAGTTACATATGGCTAAAGCGttattattttcaacttttcaaTCTCTAACTGCTTACAAAATGAACCTTCATTGTGATCTAGCTTTCCAGACTTGGGCGGTTCCTTTTCATAGTGCATGTAATATAAGGACAAAGCACAAACAGAAACTAAGAACTAGGATAGCTCATACACTATGGCCACCTATGTCATCATTAACAGAAATGTGCCAGGTGTTAGGCACATTAGCACCCATTTACACATCAAGTTGTTTCCCCAACATGGAAACTCAAGACGTTAGAAACCTAAAGAGAAATTTACTTCCAAAGCACCCCCCCCAAGCTAAAACTGTATGTCAGAAGGGTGTTCTATCAGTCAAAAATTACTGGGAAGCTAAGCTATTCTGACTGTAAACCACTTTCAGGAAAAAATCACCGCTATAATTCTTCACTGGGCATCTAAAACTTTATCTTTGCTGGAAGATTGCAGTTCATTTCATCAGTTATGTATAGCATCACAAATTATTGGTGCAATATAATTAGCTTGCCAGCTAAGGTTATTAGCGAAATGGAAAGATAGTGCAATGCTTTCCTTTGGAAAGGTGATGACTCTGCTGCTACAGGTGCAAAAGTAGGCTGGGATTTTGTTACCTTGCCTCAACAGGAGGGAGGCTTGGGTATAAAGAAGCCTAAAGAACAGAATGTGGCTTGTATTGCCAGAAATATATGGAGTTTGCTGTTGAAATCTGGTTCATTGTGGGTTGCTTGGTGCCATAGCTATTTACTAAGAGAAAGAAGTATATGGAGTGTGAGCATCCCACATGACCAACTGGAATTGGAgggaaattttgaaattaagaaGCATGGTTTGGGATTATTTGGTGCCTGGTAATGGTAGTGGGAAGTGCATTTTCCTCTGGTGGGATAACTGGCATTCTTAACTCTTTTCATGATTTgataaatcaacaaagaaagaTTACTTCAGGACATTCCAGTTAGTTTCAACACTGAATGTTAAGCCTCGATGCTTCAATACATCAAAGAGATGCCATCACAATTATACCAATTTAAGATAATAGGATCAATATTCATCCCGCAGGAACTGCTTAAAACATATGGAGAAGTGCCTAAATATTATAGAGAAAATGGTAAAAATACACAATATCAACTCATTTCTAAAGGTACCCAAATTTCAACTACACATACTCAACTTTTACTACACTGGTGGACATTCGGCAATCAAACTAAAGTTAGCAAATCATCCATTTCACCTAGATTTAAGCAGATCCCAAAAATCCACAAACCCAAAATATGCCATACAACTAAAACAAATCCCAAAACTAACTTAACAAAAACACTACCTTCAAATTATCAGTTTAAAGACCACAAATCTATCCACTAATCAACTGCAAAAAATggttaatttaaagaaaaaccaaCCTGAAATCCTCTCAGTGTGTTGACTCCTGCCCAGCTCCACAGCACCAGTACTCAATACAAAACCAGCATACCAAAGAACCCCAACAAAAACCCATTTCCAAATCTCCATTTTCTTGCTTCTAATCCAATGAAATCACACAGAGAACCAAGTTTAAGGAATCAGAGAGAAGGAAAGGTGGGTTTTCGAGAGGATATACCCACAAAGAAGAAGGCTTTATTAGCTTctgagaagaaagaagagatttttaagctttaaaatattatcattacaGTTGAAATGTCGCAGAAGTAGTTAAGAGAgagttttctttaaaagaaatacaagaaaTAGAGGAAGAGCCAGAGATCTTGATAGGGAAGGCCAAGCAAATCTGCTACAAGAAACACACACAGAAGATTCTTGAAGgctgttttttaagttttttttttattgttatttttggtGTGCTGCCTGTGTGGTTTGATGGGAAGTCCATCTCGTTGCCAGATCACAGCCAATGTTGTTCAACAATTCAACCtggcctttttctttctttcttttaattaatttcagtttttttttaaaaaaaacaattaatgtgtATTACGTATAATACAGTTATACGTAATAGCAGCTCAGCcctattataattgtttttttactggGTGCATTTGACATTGATGGAATGATTGACTATAACAGACCAGCGCCACATGGTGCTTGGGCACACCCGAGCATCACCAAGCACTTTAACGgctccaataaaataaaaggggcaTACCTAGACACCATCTGG
This window contains:
- the LOC7484347 gene encoding probable beta-1,4-xylosyltransferase IRX10L; translated protein: MEIWKWVFVGVLWYAGFVLSTGAVELGRSQHTERISGSAGDVLEDDPVGRLKVFVYELPRKYNKKILQKDPRCLTHMFAAEIFMHRFLLSSPVRTLNPDEADWFYTPVYTTCDLTTNGLPLPFKSPRMMRSAIQLISSNWPYWNRTEGADHFFVVPHDFGACFHYQEEKAIERGILPLLQRATLVQTFGQRNHVCLKDGSITVPPYAPPQKMQTHLIPEKTPRSIFVYFRGLFYDVGNDPEGGYYARGARAAVWENFKDNPLFDISTEHPATYYEDMQRAVFCLCPLGWAPWSPRLVEAVIFGCIPVIIADDIVLPFADAIPWEEIGVYVDEEDVPNLDTILTSIPPEVILRKQRLLANPSMKQAMLFPQPAQPGDAFHQVLNGLARKLPHDRSVYLRPGEKILNWTAGPVGDLKPW